Proteins encoded within one genomic window of Mycolicibacterium monacense:
- the rpsT gene encoding 30S ribosomal protein S20, with the protein MANIKSQEKRIRTNERRRLRNQSVKSSLRTAVRGFREALDAGDKDKAAELLVATSRKLDKAASKGVIHKNQAANKKSALSVALNKL; encoded by the coding sequence GTGGCCAACATCAAGTCGCAGGAAAAGCGCATCCGTACCAACGAGCGTCGCCGTCTGCGCAACCAGTCGGTGAAGTCCTCGCTGCGCACCGCGGTGCGCGGGTTCCGCGAGGCCCTCGACGCCGGCGACAAGGACAAGGCCGCCGAACTGCTCGTCGCGACCAGCCGCAAGCTGGACAAGGCCGCCAGCAAGGGCGTCATCCACAAGAACCAGGCCGCCAACAAGAAGTCGGCGCTCTCGGTCGCGCTGAACAAGCTCTGA
- a CDS encoding ComEC/Rec2 family competence protein codes for MSDEAAPLDLRLVPAASTGWAVTAAGIHWHTAAAVLVLLGGIAATAAAAVWGGAEVTAGAAIRSAAAGLAGVAVVGAAFTVAVTVRVDQVRHHPVTALYGATAPVTVTPGDSPRPLGGGRLMFRAVLHAVDGRPMSGRVVVFASAKGFSEVSAGRPAAFRAGIGRPTRRDLTVAVLSATGEAAVGTAPPVHRMAQSVRSGLADAARGALPVDQAAMLPALVLGDTAAVPPDTTADFRTAGLTHLTAVSGANVTIVCGAVLLSAAVLGPRAAVTLAALALITFVVVVQPSASVLRAAVMGAITLLALVTHRRRQAIPALAASVLLLLIVAPELAVDAGFALSVAATAGLVVIAPVWSRRLTGRGWPKPVADAVGVAMAAQLVTAPLVAGISGRVSLVSVLANIVVAPVIPPITVIGTAAAALCWLWPAGAGLLIRFTGPPLWWLLRVADWAAAVPGASVPVPSGWAGVGLVAAGGIALVVLWRWRWVRLAAGAAVLGLVAWSASGHAALGGVGGA; via the coding sequence GTGAGCGACGAGGCGGCGCCGCTGGACCTGCGACTGGTGCCGGCGGCGTCGACCGGCTGGGCGGTGACCGCGGCCGGAATCCACTGGCACACCGCGGCCGCGGTACTCGTACTGCTCGGCGGGATCGCCGCGACCGCTGCGGCGGCGGTGTGGGGTGGTGCCGAGGTGACGGCAGGCGCGGCGATACGGTCGGCGGCCGCCGGGCTCGCGGGCGTCGCCGTGGTGGGTGCGGCGTTCACCGTCGCGGTGACCGTCCGCGTCGACCAGGTGCGCCACCATCCGGTCACGGCGCTCTACGGGGCCACTGCGCCGGTGACCGTCACACCGGGCGACAGCCCGCGACCGCTCGGCGGCGGGCGGCTGATGTTCCGGGCTGTCCTGCACGCGGTGGACGGCAGGCCCATGTCGGGCCGGGTGGTGGTGTTCGCGTCGGCGAAGGGGTTCTCGGAGGTGAGCGCGGGCCGCCCGGCGGCGTTTCGCGCCGGCATCGGCAGGCCCACGCGGCGGGACCTCACCGTCGCCGTTCTGTCGGCCACGGGGGAGGCGGCCGTGGGGACGGCGCCGCCGGTGCATCGCATGGCGCAGTCGGTCCGGAGCGGGTTGGCCGACGCCGCGCGCGGGGCGCTGCCGGTCGATCAGGCGGCGATGCTGCCCGCTCTCGTACTCGGTGACACCGCGGCCGTTCCACCGGACACGACGGCGGACTTCCGCACCGCGGGTCTGACCCATCTGACGGCGGTGTCGGGCGCCAACGTGACGATCGTGTGCGGGGCGGTGCTGCTCAGCGCGGCGGTGCTCGGACCGCGCGCGGCGGTCACGCTGGCCGCGCTGGCGCTGATCACCTTCGTCGTGGTCGTGCAGCCGTCGGCGAGCGTGCTGCGGGCCGCGGTGATGGGGGCGATCACCCTGCTCGCGCTGGTCACACACCGCCGCAGGCAGGCGATCCCGGCGCTGGCGGCCAGCGTGCTGCTCCTCCTGATCGTCGCGCCGGAGCTGGCCGTGGACGCCGGGTTCGCGCTGTCGGTGGCGGCGACAGCCGGTCTGGTGGTGATCGCGCCGGTGTGGTCGCGGCGGCTGACCGGGCGGGGGTGGCCCAAACCGGTCGCCGACGCCGTCGGCGTGGCGATGGCGGCGCAGTTGGTGACCGCACCGCTGGTGGCGGGGATCTCGGGCCGCGTCAGCCTGGTGTCGGTGCTGGCGAATATCGTTGTCGCGCCGGTCATTCCACCGATCACGGTGATCGGCACCGCTGCGGCGGCGCTGTGTTGGCTGTGGCCGGCGGGCGCCGGACTGCTGATCCGGTTCACCGGACCGCCGCTGTGGTGGCTGCTGCGGGTGGCCGACTGGGCGGCGGCGGTGCCAGGCGCGTCGGTGCCGGTGCCGTCCGGCTGGGCCGGTGTCGGGCTGGTCGCGGCGGGTGGGATCGCGCTCGTCGTGCTGTGGCGGTGGCGGTGGGTGCGGCTGGCCGCCGGTGCGGCGGTGCTGGGTCTGGTGGCGTGGTCGGCGTCCGGCCACGCCGCGCTCGGCGGTGTCGGCGGCGCGTGA
- the holA gene encoding DNA polymerase III subunit delta, which produces MSQQVAALHLVLGDEELLVERAVAAVMKSARKLAGTDDVPVDRLRAGEVSTSELAELLSPSLFSDERVVVLESAAEAGKDAVALIAGAAADLPPGTMLVVVHSGGGRAKALADQLKKLGAEVHPCAKIAKAADRADFVRREFRSHKVKVTDDTVTAVLDAVGSDIRELAAACSQLVADTAGEVTAVAVRRYHSGKAEVKGFDIADKAVTGDVAGAAEALRWAMLSGEPQVVLADALAEAVHTIARVAPLSGDPYRLAGELGMPPWRVQKAQKQARRWSRASVAEAMRLVAALNADVKGAAADADYALESAVRRVAELVAD; this is translated from the coding sequence GTGAGCCAACAGGTCGCAGCCCTACATCTGGTCTTGGGGGACGAGGAACTGCTCGTCGAACGCGCGGTGGCGGCGGTGATGAAGAGTGCGCGCAAGCTCGCCGGCACCGACGACGTCCCGGTCGACCGGTTACGCGCCGGAGAGGTGAGCACCAGCGAACTCGCCGAACTGCTCAGCCCGTCGCTGTTCTCCGACGAGCGGGTGGTGGTGCTCGAATCGGCCGCCGAGGCCGGTAAGGACGCGGTCGCGCTGATCGCAGGAGCGGCGGCCGATCTGCCGCCGGGCACCATGCTCGTCGTCGTGCACTCCGGCGGCGGCCGGGCCAAGGCGCTGGCCGATCAGCTCAAGAAGCTCGGCGCCGAGGTGCATCCGTGCGCCAAGATCGCCAAGGCCGCCGACCGGGCGGATTTCGTGCGCAGGGAGTTCCGCAGCCACAAGGTCAAGGTCACCGACGACACCGTCACCGCGGTGCTCGACGCGGTCGGTTCCGACATCCGCGAGCTGGCCGCGGCGTGCTCGCAGCTGGTGGCCGACACCGCGGGTGAGGTCACCGCGGTCGCCGTGCGTCGGTACCACTCCGGCAAGGCGGAGGTGAAGGGGTTCGACATCGCCGACAAGGCCGTGACCGGCGACGTCGCCGGGGCCGCCGAGGCGCTGCGATGGGCGATGCTCAGCGGCGAACCGCAGGTGGTGCTGGCCGATGCGCTGGCCGAGGCGGTGCACACCATCGCCCGTGTCGCGCCACTGTCGGGCGATCCCTACCGGCTGGCGGGTGAACTGGGCATGCCGCCGTGGCGGGTGCAGAAGGCGCAGAAGCAGGCGCGGCGCTGGTCGCGGGCGTCGGTGGCGGAGGCCATGCGGCTGGTCGCGGCACTCAACGCAGACGTCAAGGGCGCAGCGGCAGATGCCGACTACGCCCTTGAATCAGCGGTGCGCAGAGTCGCCGAACTCGTGGCCGACTAG